The nucleotide sequence ATTGGAATCTCACTTTTAAGAAAGCCAGCAAGAAAGAGCCAAAACATGAATAGACGAGAACATATATGCATGGAATATAAACATCGTCAAGGTATATTATATCAACAAGATGCTGTATGAACATGTACAAGCACACAGAGGCGCCAAGAAAACGAGATGTTATAGATAAAGTTGAACTGTTCCGACAGTCTCATTTTATGCAAACTACCTTCCTACTTTGAGCTGCTCCAAAGAGATTGACATAGTTCCAACAAAGATATTAACAATCAAATTCTCACTCTGTAGTTTATGAATCCTACCTTCTAGCTTGAACAGTTCTGAAAAGATTGACATAGTTCGCTGGATGTGGAAAATAAGATGGACATTGCAGAGAGTTAAAACCACATGCATAATTTCAATGTGATGTCATATTTCAGTATTAtcttattttgtttatttacatGTTCCAATTATTTCCAAAGAAACCATGCTATGCCTTCTATCTTGTAATCTGAACATATTTCACCAGAACGATCATAGTTTCTACAAACACAGAAAATCCCTCCCAGAATATTggggaaaatgaagaaatcatgGTCGACACAATAAACAGAGagagaggggggagggggggggggtcaaGAGCCCCCCTGtttaaaacaaaaattaactaAACAGTGTGCAATTCATCCTATAATCTGAATATTGGTTGTTAAAATTCTCAATGACAAAATGGTCATATTAAGCAGAATTTATCTCGAAAGAAGTTCCTCATATTTGCAtcggagaaaaaagaaaaaccatGGTAGTGCGTGATATGAGCCACTGGTGCGCTAACTCCAAATTCATAGGGAGACGAAATACGAAATGATGTACTCTACACTACAGAAAAGAAGGATATTtactactccctccggtccaaaataagtgagtttttggttattttcacacatattaaaaaactcaccttttagcattaattagcaatgaaattgaccatattaacctttactatctcttcacataaacactcctaacacatactccaacattatttactccaagggcaatgtaggaaaaaaataattaattcattcttgaatctggaaaaatcacttattatggaccacaaaaagaagccaaaaatcacttattgtggaccggagggagtagctAATAAAAATATCACCCTTTTTTCTCTCAGCAGCGATAGAGTGAGAAGTTGGGAGAAAATGGAAAAGTCCAGCTCATTTGAAAAGCCAATAACAGATATTCGAAGATATTGTTAGAGTTGAGCGACAagaaatatacaggaaaaaaagaaaagtgaaaagcCCTTACAAGTACACAAGGGTCCCAAGCAGTTTTATTTGAATCAGAGGATGCAGCCTCAGCCATCCCTGTAGGAGGCCCAAGAAAGCTCTCACAAACTTCTCTCAAGCGTGACTCATCTGCCTCTCTGCATTTAAATATCAATTGTGTGTTATTTTGATACTCAAGAATTCAAATAAGGCGGACACTCACCTCTAACAAAAACAACTTTGCACTAGTCCAAACACATGTTGACCCAAGATATACCAACACCAGAAAGCAAAAGCCTAAAGTCAAACAAGACTCTTTCTCCAAAGTCCAAACATAACTTCACTTCAaaaaaattaacaataaaattgaatTAACAGAACAGTAAGTGAATATACATAGGATTTCATAAATAACAGAACTAACAAAACCATGAAACTTCAGATACAAATATAGCACCAATTCAAGATCCAGTTATTCAGTTCTTAGaattaatatttcttaaactGGAACAATTGATTTCTCTAGACCAAACCCTGTCAACTGTGGAGGCAAAACAATTTCCACGGACTCAAAAGCTGCTTATATATCCCACATATCCTCCATACAGCACTAAGGATTCGATTTGCAACTCTCAACTTAATCAATGGGCCAACTTTAAACGTACACATTATAATTTAAAGGACAAAGTTCCAACATCAACCGATGCATTAAAATTGGATATTAAGTGAAAGATTTCATGTCAACAAAGGACTAGACACCAGACCTTGCTAAAAACCGGATGTACGATAAAAGGCATTGACGATATTCACTAGGAGACTTCAATGCAAGGGCAGAAGCCAACTGAGCCTCCAAATGAGCACGTGTTTGTACCCCATCATCCGTGACTCTGCAGATGTACAACAAAGAAAAGTCAATATTTTACTTGCACATACTTCAGTAACAGAGAATTCCAAAATAAAATTAGGCAAGAAACTTGCACATACATCCCAATTGTAATGTTATTCCAACTGCAAAAGTCACTCTACCACTAGTAACATTTCAATATGCTAATATACTGAGATACAGACTAAATAATCATTAGTACACCCAAAATCTCTTGGGacattttttttgataaggtaaattgtattaatcaaaagggagagaactcccgtatacaggaagtataccaaaaagtagagaatttacaccagaacatgattctctacaaaagacgcccaatcttctatacaagcaggggctatatgagtgcaccaaaaatcgatcaaagataaaagattattcttaagatgtgaaaaaggagactcaatcccctcaaaagctctcctatttctctccccccaaactatcTCTTGGGACATTCTAGTAAGCAATATCTAAGAGGAACTaataaaatttcaagaataaaacgTAGAAAATGTTGAGGGCTAGTGACAAAACATAATGTGGATGATACGTCAGATAAATCAAAACGAAAGGAAATGCAGAATACCTGCTCCAACCGGGTCTTCTGGCCAGGAACTTCCTAACATCCACCTGCAATGCCGCTAGCTCACCACCATGCAATGAGCCCGAACTCCAGGAGCTTGAAAAATTCGATGCAGGAAAACAATCATCTGCAACCCTCAGCCAGCACATGAGGCTCATATCAAAGAGGTATGCATGTCGTGTGGCCAGGACAACAAGAGGAGAACCAGACTTTGATAATTTTGCTGATATCACTTTGATTGTGCCTGTTAACaagttttaaataaataaaagggtTAATAAGAAATGATAGCCAGCAAAGACAGTGGACTCTGTTGGTTTAACAAAATATCAATGACTGCAGCTCTTAATAAACATCATATCAATTGGCAGGTTGTGTGGAGCCAAGTAATATCCCCTTGAACTTTTGAGAGCAACTAACTTCAGGACGGTGCTTAAAAGAGGAAGAACGCAGTTCTCCGCGACAATGCttaaaaaagaaagaagtcaAGAACACTATGCTCTGCTCGAAGAATCAAAAGTTTCATCTTGGGTTTTCTAACTCACCTGCATTCGCTTTTGGATCTGAAGCCAAAAGGGAAGCCAACGAGTCTTGAAGGAGACACTTCCGATTAAATAGATCCCATAGATATAACGACCCTTTCCTTGTGACAAGCAAAAACTTCCAAGATTCATCACAATCAACAAATACTGCAGCAGATCCCATCATCATGGTCGGCATAGTACGTCGTCCACACTTCGTATAAATCTTTTTACAAGCAAAGATGAGAATAAGAACATATTATACCATTGGAAGAATACTTGAAGTTAGAAAGCAAATACGGGAAACGTTAACAGCACAAAGAAATAACTGACATCTGTAATTAAATGTGACTTTCTTTGCCTCAAATCAACCTTGAGCCTCAAAGATTTAATACTATCGTCTTTTTATAACCGTGGTGTCCGGGCTAGTTTGCACAggcctcgactaattccacgggatacTTGCCACCTCCAACCAGCAACAGGTACCAAGTAACTctgtccaccaaggcttggacagATGCGAAGAAATAACCTAGTATTTTTTTTGTCTCCGGTGGGGTTTGAACCTAAGACCATAGATTTAATACTAATACCAATCTATAGTTTATGCATATAATCCCCCAATGTGATTTAAAAGACAGAATTTCATTATGCACAGGAGATGAAGAAACGCGTAAAGAGGCTGACATAAagcaaatataatataatatgccAAGTTTAGATGAGAAAAAATTTAACATAACTTTTGATAAAGAAAAACTCGACATTATTGTTTAAAAAACTGTGCACTAGTGGTTGATGCAGAAAACTACATATCTGATATCCGTAATGTAATTACTCGTACTCTTCTGTTTGGTCCTCTTACAAAAACCTAGAAATAGTCAATCATTCCTTAGAACTTGTATTCTTCCTGTAAGTAGGATAAAGCACAGTCCATGTAACATCTCAATATGCAAGAACAGGTCAATTAATATTCTTTTGTTGTCAACATCGATTGATCTCTTTGGAAATATGAGAATGGAGTTGATTGGAGGATAGAATCTTCAAGTTAATAAAATGGCACTCAATCCTTCCCAATTTATGTGgcatactttcctttttagtctgtcccAGAAAGAATGTCATACTTATTTAAAAACAATTTAAGTTTAAACTTCCTATTTTAGCCACAAAATGTCTATGGTTTGTTTTGagcacaagtttcaaaagtctttcttttttttcttgaacTCCACGCACAGTCAAACACCGCCACATAAATCGAGACAGAGGGAGTAGCACATATTGAGAAACATTGAACCTGAATCATGTAAAATGTGATGGCAGCCATATAGAGGAGAACGCTCAATATATCAGAGACTAAGTCACAATGgacaaaaattgaaaagaagggAAGACTACAGAGAAATAATAGAtgttcttctctctcttctacaAGCAGCAAATATGCAGGTAAAGGCTTTGGATGACAAAATTTTAGCTCAATAAATGAATCACCGTATTCACGCATGCCCAGATCAATTAACATGTATAAGTGTATAACAACAGGCAATAAAGTACGAGTGCTCACCCAGGCAAAGAGAATTGACAAAAAATGAGGATAAATTCTGAAAGAAAAGGGCTTGAAAAAGGAGCCATCCACAAGTCTAAAGTGTGAAATGATACAATTTACATCACCCCCAACTCTACCTCTCATCTTGGTAAGGAGGGGAGAATTCTCATGTTTGGTAGTTCTGGAAATATACAAGTAAAATAGAAACTATACATTCACTCTCTCATTTTACATGTCTGGTGTCAGTTTTCCGGGAGAGGTGCTTATGTAGTCTCTAGAAGATCAACACACAAAAGCAGGAGATAACCAAAGAATTGcgtagaaataaaagaagcagATCCACATCTCAGATAATTGTCGAAATGATACTCAGTTGTACAGAAAATAGTATAATGAGCCAGCTCAAAGTTTTTGAAACTCACCTGAATGCATCCATCTTCACATCCCACAGCCCAAAAGTTGGCATTTCCAGCCAAAACAGTAACTTTTCCAGAAATCCGGTCAGACCAGAGGGTTTGACTCCCCCTTGTACAAAGTATCTCAGTTTCTTTCACTACAAATGAATTTCCTGCCCCTAAAATATCATTAGCAGCTTGTTCTCTGGGTTGAGCCTCTAAGCAAACTGGACCAGTGTCCTCCCCTTCTTTATTATCAAAAACCCTGATTAAAAGAGTACCACCAGAACCCAAATGAGATGGATCCTTGACAATTCCCATCTGTTCTATGGTGATGCTTCCATCCTTGCCTACAGAAGGCGGAACCTTCTCAATGATGAGGCTCTCACTGATGCTAGCTCTAGCAGTTACACCTGAGCGCTCCTTTTGGTCAGCACTGAGACCAACTGTTTTCCTTACAAATCCTTCCCTAACACTTGCATCAGACAGTACCATACCATTCTCATCTTTCCTCTGATCCACTGTCTTCTTAGGGAATTCAATAGCAGGAGATTCAGGAATTCCGGAGATGTTCTCCTGCTGGGTTGGCACACCAACTGCTTCTGGAATTATCCTCTTTCGACCATCGGGCCGTCTGTACTCTCTTTGCTTCACGGGACTTGACATGCGGGTAGAAGCTGCAGGTTTATTTAAACTATCACTGCTAACTCCTTCGGTCTTTTTCCCGTTATCAGATTGTGGTTTGGGAACCTTCACCACACTCACCAAATCAACAGAAGATTTTGAGGTTGCTTGAACTTGTGTAAGATCCTTAGTTAGTTTTTTGCTTGAACTTTGCTTTGCAGCTGCTGCTTCAAGCAATAGTTGCGCTGGACTTTCGGCTAAATTTGCCTGTCGACCTCTAACATCACCATAGCGGCTTCTCTTCAACTCCTCTAATTCAGCATCAGATAACCGAACACCTAGTTCATTCCCATCAAAATGGAAAGTGGCTACACTTCCATCCAAAGAACATGCAAAGAGTGAATATCCATCAGGGCTCCTGCACAGAGAAAATAATATCCTGAAAGTAGGCAAAAAAGCtagaaagaaaattcaagataGAAAGTGCCTTCACTGTTGTGAAAGGACGAAGTTATTTTATGCTATGAGCTAACTTACCATGATAAATCCACAACACTTTGAGAAAAGAAATGTTTAGCGACAAAAAGAGGACGTGGACTTGCTGTTGTCCACACAGTTATAGTGCGATCTTGACTTCCTATAGCAATAACATTGTAGGGTTGGGACTCTTTTCCTCCATTTTTTGAAGAGCCATTTGACCATCCAAGAGATGCATTTTTCACTTCCTGCGCATTAGCCAAATTCCTCCGAAACATAGAATGATTAAACTTAACCACAATAACAGGAGCATTGTGTCCT is from Nicotiana tabacum cultivar K326 chromosome 18, ASM71507v2, whole genome shotgun sequence and encodes:
- the LOC107828920 gene encoding protein HIRA isoform X2: MSNGICTAVLRGHSSLVKGVTWDPIGSFIASQSDDKTVIIWRTSDWSLAHRTEGHWAKSLGSTFFRRLGWSPCGHYITTTHGFQKPRHSAPVLERGEWSATFDFLGHNAPVIVVKFNHSMFRRNLANAQEVKNASLGWSNGSSKNGGKESQPYNVIAIGSQDRTITVWTTASPRPLFVAKHFFSQSVVDLSWSPDGYSLFACSLDGSVATFHFDGNELGVRLSDAELEELKRSRYGDVRGRQANLAESPAQLLLEAAAAKQSSSKKLTKDLTQVQATSKSSVDLVSVVKVPKPQSDNGKKTEGVSSDSLNKPAASTRMSSPVKQREYRRPDGRKRIIPEAVGVPTQQENISGIPESPAIEFPKKTVDQRKDENGMVLSDASVREGFVRKTVGLSADQKERSGVTARASISESLIIEKVPPSVGKDGSITIEQMGIVKDPSHLGSGGTLLIRVFDNKEGEDTGPVCLEAQPREQAANDILGAGNSFVVKETEILCTRGSQTLWSDRISGKVTVLAGNANFWAVGCEDGCIQIYTKCGRRTMPTMMMGSAAVFVDCDESWKFLLVTRKGSLYLWDLFNRKCLLQDSLASLLASDPKANAGTIKVISAKLSKSGSPLVVLATRHAYLFDMSLMCWLRVADDCFPASNFSSSWSSGSLHGGELAALQVDVRKFLARRPGWSRVTDDGVQTRAHLEAQLASALALKSPSEYRQCLLSYIRFLAREADESRLREVCESFLGPPTGMAEAASSDSNKTAWDPCVLGLKKHRLLREDILPAMASNRKVQRLLNEFMDLISEYDDTSVEQNNVATTTSTEMNLEQTNVATTTSVPATDTMDTDIPSTQRTVPQTLITNPTPSTSINDRENPTRSAVQSSDHVESSTPTEDPMDSVQQETDVAKSVPPPTDQMNLDPPASVESEPSPSPKEKVS
- the LOC107828920 gene encoding protein HIRA isoform X1: MIAEKPSWIRHEGMQIFSIDIQPGGLRFATGGGDHKVRIWNMKCVGRDLEADESTPKLLATLRDHFGSVNCVRWAKHGRYVASGSDDQVILVHERKPGSGTTEFGSGEPPDVENWKVTMTLRGHTADVVDLNWSPDDSTLASGSLDNTIHIWSMSNGICTAVLRGHSSLVKGVTWDPIGSFIASQSDDKTVIIWRTSDWSLAHRTEGHWAKSLGSTFFRRLGWSPCGHYITTTHGFQKPRHSAPVLERGEWSATFDFLGHNAPVIVVKFNHSMFRRNLANAQEVKNASLGWSNGSSKNGGKESQPYNVIAIGSQDRTITVWTTASPRPLFVAKHFFSQSVVDLSWSPDGYSLFACSLDGSVATFHFDGNELGVRLSDAELEELKRSRYGDVRGRQANLAESPAQLLLEAAAAKQSSSKKLTKDLTQVQATSKSSVDLVSVVKVPKPQSDNGKKTEGVSSDSLNKPAASTRMSSPVKQREYRRPDGRKRIIPEAVGVPTQQENISGIPESPAIEFPKKTVDQRKDENGMVLSDASVREGFVRKTVGLSADQKERSGVTARASISESLIIEKVPPSVGKDGSITIEQMGIVKDPSHLGSGGTLLIRVFDNKEGEDTGPVCLEAQPREQAANDILGAGNSFVVKETEILCTRGSQTLWSDRISGKVTVLAGNANFWAVGCEDGCIQIYTKCGRRTMPTMMMGSAAVFVDCDESWKFLLVTRKGSLYLWDLFNRKCLLQDSLASLLASDPKANAGTIKVISAKLSKSGSPLVVLATRHAYLFDMSLMCWLRVADDCFPASNFSSSWSSGSLHGGELAALQVDVRKFLARRPGWSRVTDDGVQTRAHLEAQLASALALKSPSEYRQCLLSYIRFLAREADESRLREVCESFLGPPTGMAEAASSDSNKTAWDPCVLGLKKHRLLREDILPAMASNRKVQRLLNEFMDLISEYDDTSVEQNNVATTTSTEMNLEQTNVATTTSVPATDTMDTDIPSTQRTVPQTLITNPTPSTSINDRENPTRSAVQSSDHVESSTPTEDPMDSVQQETDVAKSVPPPTDQMNLDPPASVESEPSPSPKEKVS